The following are from one region of the Aquirufa lenticrescens genome:
- the thrS gene encoding threonine--tRNA ligase, protein MIKITFPDGQVREFEKGITPFQVALSISEGLARNVLAANLNGEVVDSSTPIEADAALQLLTWNDADGKKTFWHSSAHLLAEAIEALYPGTKFGIGPAIENGFYYDIDLGEQEFGSDQFKAIEDKMLELARTKNEYVRTSVSKADAISYFKEKGDEYKLELIDGLADGSITFYNQGNFTDLCRGPHIPNTGFIKSVKLLSVAGAYWRGDEKRKQLTRIYAITFPKAKELEEYLTLLEEAKRRDHRKLGKEMELFAFSEKVGMGLPLWLPKGTLLRERLENFLRRAQVRAGYSPVITPHIASKELYVTSGHYAKYGKDSFQPIHTPDENEEFFLKPMNCPHHCEIYKTKPRSYKDLPLRLAEFGTVYRYEQSGELHGLTRVRGFTQDDAHIFCRPDQVEDEFMKVIDLVLYVFKALGFDSYSAQVSLRDKENREKYIGNDEDWDRAESAIIRSAEAKGLPTVIEYGEAAFYGPKLDFMVKDALGRKWQLGTIQVDYQLPQRFELEYTGSDNMKHRPVMIHRAPFGSLERFVAILIENTAGNFPLWLSPDQIAVLPISEKYEDYANELYLRLQEKDLRGYVDHRNEKMGRKIRDAEIAKVPFMIVVGEKEQAEGIVSVRKKGDGDVGSMTLDSFIAMAQEEIQSLTYEK, encoded by the coding sequence ATGATCAAAATTACATTTCCCGACGGACAAGTAAGAGAATTTGAAAAAGGTATCACTCCTTTTCAAGTGGCCTTGTCTATTTCAGAAGGTTTAGCACGGAATGTGTTAGCGGCTAATTTAAATGGCGAGGTAGTGGATTCCTCCACTCCTATTGAAGCAGATGCAGCTTTGCAATTATTAACCTGGAATGATGCAGATGGGAAAAAGACCTTTTGGCATTCGTCTGCTCACTTATTAGCAGAAGCAATCGAGGCTTTGTATCCTGGTACTAAATTCGGTATCGGTCCAGCTATTGAAAACGGTTTTTATTACGATATTGACTTAGGAGAGCAAGAATTTGGTTCAGATCAATTCAAGGCGATCGAAGATAAAATGCTTGAATTAGCACGTACGAAAAATGAATATGTTCGTACCTCAGTATCTAAAGCTGATGCCATTTCTTATTTCAAAGAGAAAGGCGATGAATACAAATTAGAATTAATCGACGGTTTAGCTGATGGCTCAATCACCTTCTATAATCAGGGTAATTTCACTGATTTATGCCGTGGACCACATATTCCTAACACAGGATTTATTAAATCTGTTAAATTGCTTTCAGTCGCGGGTGCCTATTGGCGAGGCGACGAAAAACGTAAGCAACTAACGCGTATTTACGCGATTACCTTCCCTAAAGCAAAAGAATTAGAAGAATATTTAACTTTATTAGAAGAGGCTAAACGCCGTGACCACCGTAAACTAGGAAAGGAAATGGAATTGTTCGCCTTTTCTGAAAAGGTGGGAATGGGGCTTCCTTTATGGTTACCTAAAGGTACCTTGTTACGTGAGCGTTTAGAAAACTTCCTACGTCGTGCGCAAGTGAGAGCGGGTTATTCTCCTGTTATCACTCCTCACATCGCGAGTAAAGAATTATATGTGACTTCAGGTCATTATGCGAAATACGGAAAGGATTCTTTCCAACCTATTCATACGCCAGACGAGAACGAAGAATTCTTCTTAAAGCCAATGAATTGCCCTCACCACTGCGAGATTTACAAAACCAAGCCTCGTTCGTACAAGGATTTGCCTTTGCGTTTAGCGGAGTTTGGTACCGTTTATCGGTATGAGCAAAGTGGTGAATTACACGGTTTAACGCGTGTTAGAGGCTTTACTCAAGATGACGCGCACATTTTCTGTCGTCCGGATCAAGTGGAAGATGAATTTATGAAGGTGATTGACTTAGTGTTGTATGTATTCAAAGCCTTAGGTTTTGACTCCTATTCAGCACAGGTTTCCTTGCGCGATAAAGAGAATAGAGAAAAGTACATCGGTAACGATGAAGATTGGGATCGTGCGGAGTCTGCGATTATTCGCTCGGCTGAAGCAAAAGGTCTTCCTACGGTTATTGAATACGGAGAGGCGGCTTTCTATGGTCCTAAGCTTGACTTTATGGTGAAGGATGCCTTAGGTCGTAAATGGCAGCTAGGTACTATTCAGGTTGATTATCAGTTGCCTCAACGTTTTGAATTAGAATATACGGGGTCAGATAATATGAAACACCGTCCTGTCATGATTCACCGGGCGCCATTTGGTTCATTAGAGCGTTTCGTAGCCATTTTAATTGAGAATACAGCAGGGAACTTCCCGTTGTGGTTATCTCCTGACCAAATTGCTGTTCTTCCTATTTCAGAGAAATACGAAGATTATGCCAATGAATTATACCTTCGTTTACAAGAGAAAGATTTGCGTGGTTATGTAGATCATAGAAACGAAAAAATGGGACGTAAAATTCGGGATGCAGAAATCGCGAAAGTACCATTTATGATTGTTGTGGGTGAAAAGGAACAAGCAGAAGGAATCGTTAGCGTTCGGAAGAAAGGTGATGGTGATGTGGGATCGATGACGTTGGACTCCTTCATAGCGATGGCACAAGAAGAAATCCAGTCCTTAACCTATGAAAAATAG
- the infC gene encoding translation initiation factor IF-3, giving the protein MALRPNNNYRGNKREEEPYRINQLIRGVEEVRLVGENIEVGVYPFAKALELAVAQSLDLVEISPKAVPPVCKIIDYAKFKYDQKKKQKEIKANATKTVIKEIRFGPNTDEHDFNFKLKHAVNFLKEGAKVKAYVHFVGRTIVFKERGEMLLLNFAKGLEDVGKPDDMPKLEGKRMSIIFSPKAIKK; this is encoded by the coding sequence ATGGCTTTACGCCCGAATAACAATTACAGAGGAAACAAAAGAGAAGAAGAGCCTTACCGCATCAATCAGTTAATTCGTGGTGTAGAGGAGGTTCGTTTAGTAGGCGAGAATATTGAAGTGGGAGTTTATCCCTTTGCGAAGGCTTTAGAACTAGCTGTAGCTCAGAGTTTAGATCTAGTAGAGATTTCTCCTAAAGCGGTCCCTCCTGTTTGTAAGATCATTGATTATGCGAAATTCAAGTATGATCAAAAGAAGAAGCAGAAGGAAATCAAGGCAAATGCAACGAAAACGGTCATTAAAGAGATTCGTTTCGGTCCTAACACGGATGAGCATGATTTCAATTTCAAATTAAAACATGCGGTTAACTTTCTTAAAGAAGGCGCTAAAGTGAAAGCTTATGTGCACTTTGTGGGTAGAACAATCGTGTTTAAAGAGCGTGGTGAAATGTTGTTATTGAACTTCGCTAAAGGTCTGGAAGACGTAGGTAAGCCAGACGATATGCCTAAATTAGAAGGTAAGCGAATGAGCATCATCTTCTCCCCTAAAGCCATCAAGAAATAA
- the rpmI gene encoding 50S ribosomal protein L35, which translates to MPKIKTNSGAKKRFKVTGTGKIKRKHAFHSHILTKKTTKQKRNLVHATLVHPSDMDRVNLLLGL; encoded by the coding sequence ATGCCAAAAATTAAAACTAACTCTGGAGCGAAAAAACGTTTCAAAGTAACGGGAACTGGTAAGATTAAGCGTAAACACGCATTTCATAGCCATATCCTAACTAAAAAAACAACTAAACAAAAGCGTAATTTAGTTCACGCTACTTTAGTTCACCCATCTGATATGGACCGCGTTAACTTATTGTTAGGTCTTTAA
- the rplT gene encoding 50S ribosomal protein L20, which produces MPRSVNHVASRARRKKILKLAKGFYGRGKNVWTVAKNKVEKGLQYAYRDRKVKKRDFRGLWIQRINAAARQEGLSYSAFMGKFNKSGMTLNRKVLADLAMNHPEAFKAVVKNLK; this is translated from the coding sequence ATGCCAAGAAGTGTCAATCACGTAGCCTCAAGAGCTAGAAGAAAGAAAATCCTTAAGTTAGCTAAAGGATTCTACGGTCGCGGAAAAAATGTCTGGACAGTAGCAAAAAACAAAGTAGAGAAAGGTTTGCAATACGCATACCGTGACCGTAAAGTTAAGAAAAGAGATTTTCGTGGTTTATGGATCCAACGTATCAATGCAGCAGCTCGTCAAGAAGGTCTTTCTTACTCAGCGTTCATGGGTAAATTCAATAAATCTGGAATGACGTTAAATCGTAAAGTCTTAGCTGACTTAGCGATGAATCACCCAGAAGCTTTTAAAGCAGTTGTGAAGAACTTGAAGTAA
- a CDS encoding cysteine desulfurase family protein: MMHQPIYLDYAATTPVHPEVLSAMLPYFTEVFGNAGSSAHLYGWRAAEAVEQSRTSIASYFQVKPSEVLFTSGATESINLGIRGFLQGKPKGHLITSVLEHKAVLEVFHSLEVEGWSVTYLTDTAELEKAIRSDTVLVSFMLVNNELGTILDHEKVLRFCEEQGICFHSDATQAIGKHSLTKLPHLLSFSGHKIYGPKGIGALIARVPMSPILYGGGQERGLRPGTLPVPLIVGLAKAVEMIPEWLSRASFYHNAKEQLASFLPLINSPENSVPSILNFTLKGADWEKMFQVLNGLAFSNGSACNAKTELPSHVLIALGYSDEDALASGRISLGYFTTEEEIDRVCEILSQNLPKLL, encoded by the coding sequence ATGATGCATCAGCCGATCTACCTTGATTATGCAGCGACCACTCCGGTTCACCCGGAGGTGCTTTCGGCTATGCTCCCCTATTTTACGGAGGTATTCGGTAACGCCGGCTCATCCGCCCATTTATACGGTTGGAGAGCTGCAGAGGCGGTAGAGCAATCGCGCACATCTATAGCGTCCTATTTTCAAGTCAAACCTTCTGAAGTATTATTTACTTCTGGTGCTACTGAATCTATCAATTTAGGTATTCGTGGTTTTTTACAAGGAAAGCCGAAGGGACATCTTATTACTAGTGTCTTAGAACACAAAGCTGTGTTAGAAGTGTTTCATTCCTTAGAGGTCGAAGGTTGGTCGGTGACTTATTTGACGGATACTGCGGAACTTGAAAAAGCCATTCGCTCAGATACAGTTTTAGTTTCATTCATGTTAGTGAATAATGAATTAGGAACGATTCTTGATCACGAAAAGGTATTACGCTTTTGTGAAGAACAAGGTATTTGCTTTCATTCGGATGCAACTCAAGCCATAGGTAAACACTCACTAACTAAACTGCCACATCTTCTCAGTTTTAGTGGTCACAAAATCTATGGCCCGAAAGGAATTGGGGCTTTAATTGCGCGCGTTCCCATGAGTCCCATTCTGTACGGCGGTGGACAAGAACGAGGTTTACGTCCCGGTACTTTACCAGTCCCTTTAATTGTAGGCTTAGCAAAGGCTGTGGAGATGATCCCAGAATGGCTTTCTAGGGCTTCTTTTTACCATAATGCCAAAGAACAATTAGCTTCCTTTCTTCCTTTGATTAATTCTCCTGAAAATTCAGTTCCATCCATTCTTAATTTTACGCTAAAAGGGGCTGATTGGGAAAAGATGTTTCAAGTATTAAACGGCTTAGCGTTTTCGAATGGTTCAGCTTGTAATGCAAAAACAGAATTACCCTCTCACGTGTTAATAGCCTTAGGTTATTCGGATGAAGATGCGTTAGCAAGTGGCCGAATAAGTTTAGGCTATTTTACCACAGAAGAGGAAATTGATCGTGTATGCGAAATCCTTTCCCAAAATTTACCCAAACTTCTATGA
- a CDS encoding XdhC family protein, producing the protein MKELYTVIQQVKDLQKAGLKFVLATVVRVEGSAYRRPGARMLIAEDGSWWGGISGGCLEGDILKKAQLALFSQSYKTITYDTREEDPFALGIGLGCQGVIEIHINPFQDQINALVEALESHLAGNEAHTLKMHLSAHFQIELADAPASHGSEWSDDVFTEYLPAPMTVWVFGNQFDAQGFIQQASVLAWRVYWVGILAKMNSNLTVMGRYGYEDIWPIQSSDFLVMMTHDLEKDVKILEKLISAPVTPAYVGILGPKKRFEKLQNHFKQDLVTLLPISTPIGLDIGAEGPEEIAISIMAEILSTKNNRNGQRLSLRDRAIHE; encoded by the coding sequence ATGAAAGAACTTTATACGGTCATTCAGCAAGTAAAGGATTTGCAAAAAGCTGGGTTGAAATTTGTCTTAGCAACCGTGGTTCGTGTGGAGGGTAGCGCCTACCGTCGTCCAGGAGCGAGAATGTTGATCGCGGAAGATGGGAGCTGGTGGGGTGGAATTTCCGGTGGTTGTTTAGAGGGAGATATTTTGAAGAAGGCACAACTAGCCTTGTTTTCGCAGAGCTATAAAACGATAACCTATGACACCCGCGAGGAAGACCCGTTTGCCTTAGGCATTGGATTAGGTTGTCAAGGAGTTATTGAAATTCATATTAATCCATTTCAGGATCAAATTAATGCGCTTGTCGAGGCACTGGAGAGTCATTTAGCCGGAAATGAAGCGCACACATTAAAGATGCATCTTTCTGCTCATTTTCAAATTGAATTAGCTGATGCGCCTGCCTCACATGGAAGTGAATGGTCGGATGACGTCTTTACGGAGTATTTGCCGGCACCCATGACTGTTTGGGTTTTTGGAAATCAATTTGATGCACAGGGATTTATTCAGCAAGCCAGTGTATTAGCATGGCGCGTTTATTGGGTGGGTATTTTGGCTAAAATGAACTCTAATCTTACGGTTATGGGTCGTTACGGATATGAGGATATTTGGCCTATACAATCTTCTGATTTTCTAGTGATGATGACACATGATTTGGAAAAAGATGTGAAGATTTTGGAAAAATTGATCTCCGCTCCTGTTACACCAGCCTATGTGGGAATTCTAGGACCCAAGAAAAGATTTGAAAAGCTCCAAAACCATTTCAAGCAGGATTTAGTTACACTATTACCTATTTCGACACCGATTGGTTTGGATATAGGTGCAGAAGGTCCAGAAGAGATTGCGATCTCAATTATGGCAGAAATTTTATCAACTAAAAATAATAGAAACGGCCAGCGATTAAGTTTACGAGATCGCGCCATTCACGAATAA
- a CDS encoding DUF3050 domain-containing protein: MSTQINRLKEQISPLRDALVHHPINSFIQSTAELEVFMKHHVFAVWDFMSLVKKLQQEFTSVDVPWNPKGPAEVRYLINEIVLGEESDVDQNGVYISHFELYLRAMEELSFMPSPFLHELRSYANLDELLLAIPKANIPESVKAFLTFTFSSIQNRSIEEIAAIFTFGREDIIPEMFQVIVDQLKRDSPEKVETLVYYLERHIEVDGGHHSELAYKMMEHLCGDDEAKWQKATQAAVESLQVRLKLWDGIVYNR; encoded by the coding sequence ATGAGTACACAAATCAACCGCCTAAAAGAACAAATTTCCCCTTTACGTGATGCTTTAGTGCATCATCCAATCAATTCCTTTATTCAAAGTACCGCAGAACTTGAGGTATTTATGAAGCACCATGTCTTCGCTGTATGGGACTTTATGTCCTTAGTAAAGAAGTTGCAACAGGAATTTACCTCGGTGGATGTGCCTTGGAATCCCAAAGGCCCAGCAGAAGTTCGTTATTTAATCAATGAGATTGTATTAGGGGAAGAGTCCGATGTGGATCAAAATGGTGTTTACATCAGCCATTTTGAACTTTACTTAAGAGCGATGGAGGAATTATCTTTTATGCCCTCTCCTTTCTTACATGAGTTAAGATCCTATGCGAATTTGGATGAATTATTGCTAGCTATTCCTAAAGCCAATATTCCTGAATCCGTTAAAGCTTTCTTGACCTTTACTTTTTCTTCGATTCAAAATAGAAGCATTGAAGAGATTGCGGCTATTTTTACGTTTGGCAGAGAAGATATCATTCCAGAAATGTTTCAAGTCATTGTCGATCAATTGAAGCGTGATTCACCAGAAAAAGTAGAAACCTTAGTGTATTACTTAGAACGTCATATTGAAGTAGATGGTGGTCATCACAGTGAGTTAGCCTATAAGATGATGGAACACCTGTGTGGTGACGATGAGGCTAAGTGGCAGAAAGCGACTCAGGCTGCTGTGGAGTCATTGCAGGTTAGGCTGAAGTTGTGGGACGGTATAGTCTACAATAGATAA
- the dnaK gene encoding molecular chaperone DnaK has translation MGKIIGIDLGTTNSCVAVMEGNEAVVIANSEGRRTTPSIVAFLENGERKVGDPAKRQAITNPQNTISSVKRFMGKKYSEVSSELKTISYSVEQGNNDTPRVRIGDRLYTPQEISAQILTKMKQTAEDYLGQTVTEAVITVPAYFNDAERQATKEAGQIAGLEVKRIINEPTAAALAYGVDKGGKDMKIAVFDLGGGTFDVSVLELGDGVFEVKSTDGDTHLGGDDFDQVIINWLAEEFIADENIDLRKDPMALQRLKEAAEKAKIELSSSAATEINLPYIMPVDGIPKHLVRSLSKAKFEQLADSLIQRTLEPCKRAMKNAGYTNSDIDEVILVGGSTRIPRIQEEVEKFFGKKPSKGVNPDEVVAIGAAIQGGVLTGEVKDVLLLDVTPLSLGIETMGGVFTKLIEANTTIPTKKSETFSTAADNQPSVELNVLQGERPMAKDNRSLGRFHLDGLPPAQRGVPQIEVTFDIDANGILNVSAKDKGTGKEQKIRIEASSGLTDEDIEKMRNEAKANEASDKLEKEKVEKINQADALIFQSDKQLKEYGEKLSEGNKTAIEGALAELKVAHASQDLAGIDAGLEKLNTAWTAASQEMYAAGAGAEGGEATQSADSAADGGAEDVSFEEVK, from the coding sequence ATGGGAAAAATTATTGGAATTGACTTAGGAACCACCAACTCATGTGTGGCGGTAATGGAAGGGAACGAGGCAGTCGTTATTGCAAACTCAGAAGGTAGACGTACGACTCCATCGATCGTTGCATTTTTAGAGAACGGCGAACGTAAAGTAGGTGATCCTGCGAAAAGACAAGCGATTACAAATCCACAGAATACGATTTCATCTGTGAAGCGATTCATGGGTAAAAAATATTCAGAGGTTAGCTCTGAACTAAAAACAATTTCTTACTCGGTAGAGCAGGGAAATAATGATACACCACGTGTTCGCATCGGTGATCGTTTATATACTCCACAAGAGATTTCTGCGCAGATTTTGACAAAAATGAAGCAAACTGCAGAGGATTATTTAGGCCAAACCGTAACCGAAGCCGTTATCACCGTTCCTGCTTACTTTAATGATGCAGAGCGTCAAGCGACGAAAGAAGCAGGCCAAATCGCTGGTTTAGAAGTAAAACGTATCATCAACGAACCTACGGCAGCGGCACTTGCTTATGGCGTAGACAAAGGTGGAAAGGATATGAAGATTGCGGTATTCGACTTAGGTGGTGGTACGTTTGACGTATCCGTACTTGAATTAGGCGATGGCGTATTCGAAGTGAAATCAACAGATGGTGATACACACTTAGGTGGAGATGACTTTGACCAAGTAATCATCAACTGGTTAGCAGAAGAATTTATCGCTGACGAGAATATCGATTTGCGTAAAGATCCAATGGCTTTACAGCGCTTAAAAGAAGCGGCTGAAAAAGCGAAAATTGAATTGAGTTCTAGTGCTGCAACGGAAATCAACTTACCGTACATTATGCCGGTAGATGGTATCCCGAAGCACTTAGTACGTTCCTTATCAAAAGCGAAATTCGAGCAATTAGCAGATAGCTTAATCCAACGTACATTAGAGCCTTGTAAGCGTGCGATGAAAAACGCAGGTTATACAAACTCTGATATCGATGAGGTCATCTTAGTAGGTGGTTCGACGCGTATTCCACGTATTCAGGAGGAAGTAGAGAAGTTCTTTGGCAAAAAGCCTTCAAAAGGAGTAAATCCTGATGAGGTAGTTGCGATCGGAGCTGCTATCCAAGGTGGAGTATTAACAGGAGAGGTGAAAGACGTGTTATTATTAGACGTTACTCCACTTTCATTAGGTATTGAAACAATGGGTGGTGTATTCACGAAATTGATCGAAGCGAATACGACGATTCCTACGAAGAAGTCTGAGACATTCTCTACGGCAGCGGATAACCAACCTTCAGTAGAATTAAACGTGCTTCAAGGTGAGCGTCCAATGGCGAAAGATAACCGTTCATTAGGCCGTTTCCACTTAGATGGTTTGCCACCAGCACAACGCGGTGTACCTCAAATCGAAGTAACATTCGATATTGATGCGAATGGTATTTTGAATGTTTCTGCCAAAGACAAAGGAACAGGTAAAGAGCAAAAAATCCGTATCGAGGCATCTAGCGGCTTAACTGACGAGGATATCGAGAAAATGCGTAACGAGGCGAAAGCAAACGAGGCGTCGGATAAATTAGAAAAAGAAAAAGTAGAAAAAATCAATCAAGCAGATGCGTTGATTTTCCAATCGGACAAGCAATTGAAAGAATACGGTGAGAAATTATCGGAAGGAAATAAAACGGCTATCGAAGGTGCTTTGGCAGAATTGAAAGTAGCTCACGCTTCACAAGATTTAGCTGGTATCGATGCTGGATTAGAAAAATTGAATACAGCTTGGACAGCAGCATCTCAAGAGATGTATGCGGCAGGTGCTGGCGCAGAAGGCGGCGAAGCAACTCAATCAGCAGATTCAGCAGCTGATGGTGGAGCGGAAGACGTTTCTTTTGAAGAAGTAAAATAA
- a CDS encoding fatty acid desaturase, protein MSESKDFNWVEGPEPHRARTRAIVRAHPEVKNLIGKNPMTFVWILACVGMQIAMAYFIKDYPWWAIVGVAWIFGAFPTHTLFVCIHESAHNLIFKKNSWNVLAGIIANFPSLFPTAISFKNFHLKHHAFQGVHELDADLPDYWEAKLIDNYFIGKMIWLLLFPFFQGIRTMRCIELAVFDRPVIMNIIAQIAFDAVIVYFWGWSALAYMGLSFLFSVGLHPLGARWIQEHFLVLDKNQETYSYYGNLNGINMNVGYHNEHHDMPSVPWNNLPKLKAAAPEFYDNLKYHTSFVKLFFTFLFSQELGLYSRIARKDRDGVPLTDQSIPDIELTK, encoded by the coding sequence ATGTCCGAATCAAAAGATTTTAATTGGGTAGAAGGCCCAGAACCGCACAGAGCGCGTACACGTGCCATTGTGAGAGCGCATCCGGAAGTGAAGAATTTAATCGGAAAGAATCCGATGACCTTCGTTTGGATTTTGGCCTGCGTAGGAATGCAGATCGCCATGGCCTATTTCATCAAAGATTATCCATGGTGGGCGATTGTGGGTGTGGCATGGATTTTTGGGGCTTTCCCTACGCATACGTTGTTTGTGTGTATACACGAATCAGCGCACAATTTAATTTTCAAAAAGAATTCTTGGAATGTGTTAGCGGGAATCATTGCTAACTTCCCTTCCCTATTTCCTACAGCCATTTCCTTCAAAAACTTCCATTTAAAGCACCATGCTTTTCAGGGCGTTCATGAATTAGATGCTGATTTACCTGATTATTGGGAGGCTAAATTGATCGATAATTATTTCATCGGTAAGATGATTTGGTTGTTGTTGTTCCCTTTCTTTCAAGGTATTCGTACTATGCGCTGTATCGAACTAGCGGTGTTTGATCGTCCAGTGATCATGAATATTATCGCTCAAATAGCCTTTGATGCGGTCATTGTTTATTTCTGGGGTTGGTCAGCACTAGCCTATATGGGATTAAGCTTCCTATTTTCTGTGGGTTTACATCCACTGGGAGCACGTTGGATTCAGGAGCATTTCTTAGTGTTAGATAAGAACCAAGAGACTTACTCCTATTATGGTAATTTGAATGGCATTAATATGAATGTTGGTTACCATAATGAACACCATGATATGCCGTCTGTGCCTTGGAATAATTTACCAAAGTTAAAGGCAGCCGCTCCTGAGTTTTATGACAACTTAAAGTACCACACTTCTTTTGTGAAGTTATTCTTTACCTTCTTATTTTCTCAAGAACTTGGTTTATATTCTCGTATTGCACGTAAAGACCGTGATGGGGTGCCATTGACGGATCAATCGATACCAGATATAGAGCTCACTAAGTAA